Within the Deltaproteobacteria bacterium genome, the region GGCAAGATCACGGAGGGGATGGACGTCGTCGAGAAGATCCGCGCCGTGCCCACCGGGAACTCCGGCATGTTCCAGGACGTCCCCTTACAGCCCGTCACCATCACGAAGGCGACGGTCGTGCAGGAGTAGGTTGCTGATCCTTCAGTCGCTCGACGTCCTCCCCGGGGAGTCCGGGGCCCGTCTCGACCGGTTCCTGCGGGACCGGTTCCCGGGGGTCCCTTCGCGCAGCGTGCGGTTCGCCATCGAGGGGGGAGCGGTTCGGGTCGGCGGCGCCGACTCCCCAAAGGGGCGCATCCTCCGGGAAGGGGAGATCGTCACCGTGGCGTCCCTCGCGGAAGGGAAGGACTGGCTCCCCGTCCCTTCCGATCTTCCCGGGGCGTCCGTCGTCTACGAAGACTCCCACGTCGTCGTCCTGTGCAAGCCGCATGACGCCCACACCGAGCCCCAGCGGCCGCTGGAAGCGGGGACGCTTGCCGGCTACCTGAGGAAGCTTCACCCGGAGGTGGCGGACATCGCCCCGGCCCCGGGCCTCACGCTGCTCACGCGCCTCGATTTCGCCACCAGCGGGGCGGTTCCGGCGGCGCTCACGGGGCAGGCGTGGACATTTCTGCGGCACGAGCGGGAGATGGGGGCCATCGCGAAGCGGTACCTTTGCCTTGTGGAGGGGGACGTGCCGGAACCGATCCCGATCGACTATGCAATCGATTCGGGCGGGGGAGGGACCGTCCGGGTGCGGAAGGAATCGGCGGACCCGGATCCGTGCCGGTGGACCTGGATCGAGCCGGTGGGGAGCGCGGGGGGAGGCCGCACCCTGGTCCGGGCGACGATCTCCCGCGGCAAGCGGCACCAGATCCGGGCGCACCTCGCCGCGGCGGGCCATCCGATCGTCGGAGACCGCCGGTACGCCTCCGTCCCCCCGGAGGGTCCGGGGAAGGCGCGGCTGATGCTGCACGCGGAGGAGGTGACGTTCCGGCACCCCGCCACGGGCGAACCGATGCGGGTCGTCT harbors:
- a CDS encoding RluA family pseudouridine synthase; its protein translation is MLILQSLDVLPGESGARLDRFLRDRFPGVPSRSVRFAIEGGAVRVGGADSPKGRILREGEIVTVASLAEGKDWLPVPSDLPGASVVYEDSHVVVLCKPHDAHTEPQRPLEAGTLAGYLRKLHPEVADIAPAPGLTLLTRLDFATSGAVPAALTGQAWTFLRHEREMGAIAKRYLCLVEGDVPEPIPIDYAIDSGGGGTVRVRKESADPDPCRWTWIEPVGSAGGGRTLVRATISRGKRHQIRAHLAAAGHPIVGDRRYASVPPEGPGKARLMLHAEEVTFRHPATGEPMRVVCPPPEGFTAL